atccggcatagtaattcgggtccgggtccggaataatgaattccggcccggacccgacccgttgacagccctactTGCAACCGCACAATTTTCGCGCACACCACACTTCAGGTGCTTTGTGTGGTTTTGGTGTGTGTGTTGGGGAGAAGATAAAATGGTAGTGGGAATCGTTTTGAAATTGCACTTCATCGGTCAGCTTTAGCGTACTTATAAACTTTTTGTAGCTTTAATTCTCTCTGTTTTTCCTAACCGTTGTCAAATTGTTACTCGTTAACATCACTAAAATTCACCTAATCTATTTTATACCCTTTCCTACATTTatattggtttttttttatttaattctaccaatttttctttgtatttatttactttacctaattaatcttacatttCTCAAAGTATGATAcctgaaatatatatataatgaatCTCCAATGGGCAATCGTTAGACAGATCCCATTTATATGGTGGACAATaatgtaaataaaatatgaCCTACTCAAACAAAATACCTAAAAAATTTACAAACTTCCATTCTAATTTAGTAGCGGTTGAAGTCTCTTGTATATATTAAACTAATTTGGATatttacattttatttttttttccaaacgtTGAAAGAATATAATGATAAAAAAAGTTCCGTGTTGGATTAGTTTAAGTGACTTATGAAGTTGTAATTTGATAGCTCGAGCTATATAAATGTGCATTGGATTAAAAGCTAGATAATTTTGGTACATCAAAATATCAAGCAATATGCAAGGCTGCCAAACTATTTTTTAACCAAAATAAAAAGAGTGACGCGACAGTGATCAAGAGGAGCAGATGGATGATCTTTAATTCGCCTGTATAAATTAGTATAAGAATTTTagatgtgtttggattgtaatttttcaaagaaaaattgttacGTTTTCTGTTgacacattttccaatcacctGTTTACCTCTCaaatatcaaatcgctacagtaatttttctacataAAGTCTAGAAAAATGGAATCCAAACAAAATCAATTGATAGATACaagccaacaaaaaaaaaaaagtgattatgaatgcataaaacatgaaaacagaaggaaaaaaaatcgtTACTAGCtatcttttattttaataaGAATAAGAGTGGAGTGGATTTAGGGAGAAAAGATGACAACTATACTTTAAAGACACAATACTTGAAAGAAAATTATGAGGAGAAGGTAAGAGCTTTTGTTTAGAATGATGGAGGAAATTTGCAATACATTTCCAATGGTGTGCTAATACTTAGAATACGACGATTCCCTGTGATTTTGGTAGTCAGCAAATCGAGAAAACGATAGACCATAAAAAGCCGCCACTGAGTGCATCTCCGGACACAATGAACATGCATGAATGCTATGGGTCGTCGTAGTCCGCCCAAGATCTACACGAGatttgcaaaaagaaaaaaaaaaaaaaaagggcaggAGAAAATCATTGTTGAGCGTTCCTATTAGAAAATAATTGCAATAGGTTAATTAAGCAACTCGCTGGGACACGTTATTCGTTTGTGGCATCATCTTATTCGTCTCAAGTGGAGCATTTTGGCTGTAAGATGCCATAAACTTTGCTGTTTGTACCCGCCCTTTTGTGATATTCGCCATTGCCCTCCTGCTGTGCTTTTCCCCTTATCGGAAGGTAAAACCACAAGGATCAGATCATGTTAATCGAATATTATCATGGATTTTGGTTCCCGTCAAGATttgttttttgttcttttattaCTATTATTTCATAAAAAGAAATTGAATAAGTTACCAGTTAAATAATCATGTAGTAACTCGAAAGAGGAAAACCAAGAAAGCTTTTGACTTAGGGTCTGTttaataacataaaaaagtgctgaaactgAATCTTTTCAGACATTCAAATGTTTTGAATGTTTAATAAATGAAAGCTCATCTGCTGAACttatgtgtatttttttcaatataagAATCCTaattgaatgcttaattctgataagaatcaatagaattacatCAACTAATTGAACATGCTTATCTACCATTGTttattaattatgttcaaaatttttatctAATTGAACATTCTCATATTTTCTATCTAACGgtttttttgtttctctttttttttttcatttttaatgaTTTTCACATATTTTTCATACttttcatataatatatttcatcttttatattaatttgaatttaaaaataaatattgtcattttcatacctaacaattttaaattaattaaatcatagattctatttcttttttgaataaaaacatataagagcaaaattataaaattaaacttattaagcattcagttataaatatttatcgaATAGTATAAATAGATTTAGCATTAAAATCCAAAcatcatatatttcttttcaatgcttaaaatttaacaaattaattgttttagtattcagatttcaaacGGAACCTTAGAATAAGCAACGGTAGTAGCgcaaaggaaggaaaagaaaagctgAAAAGTATCATACAAGAATGTAGTAACATGAAAACGGTTAATATATCCAGAACCCTTCAATGTGTGTGGCTGCTTCGGAGGTGGTGCTCAAACCAACGTTGCTTCACACCACTGTAACCATGGCTGTGAATGGCAACACCGCTCCCATAACGACGGCTCCCCATCCAtcttcctttctttccagcTTCTCTACAAAGTACACATGCCACTAGTACCGTATGCGTTTCTCATACTACTTAAATTGTTTTAATGACTCGCTCGCTATCTTGGATCGTTCCTTGTTCAACtagtttattttgtttcctttgttttgttttgttttttttttgttagaaatGCTGAACGGGTAATTTTGTTCTACCTTAAAATGTTCAAATTCTAATTTtaccattttcctttttatatagtacttgaaaataaaaaattccattTAGAAAACggaaaaattgggaaaaaaaaagggagggggAGTTTCCATTTAGGATAATGAAACGGACACGTACCCCATAAAACGCAAATCATCTAAATTGCACAGAACAATACGCTAGAAATTCGACTTCCATTAAAAACGAAGGAAATaccttctttccttcttttttcactcGATGCTTCAAGGTGCAACATCaagttttccttctttttctccttAAATTTGGCATTGCACGGAAATATCTGGAAGAATCCTTACCATAATCATCGTCGCTGATAATTTCCTGAAAGCTTGCTACCTCCGACCTATCCCTATTTGCACTCTCATCTGGATTCTTGGTGGTGGTGGTATACGAAGTATCCAGGTTCCCCAGTCTCTCCGCCTGAACAGGGTTCACTGCTCTGGTGGGGCTCTTACTGATGTCATCTTCCCCCAATCCCGAGCACTTTGATGGATCAGATTCAAATGTCGTCACTTTCCCCGGGCACTTAGATGATCCCTGCAAGTCCCCATCAGTAGTATCTTCGTCCAAGCAAAATCCACCTCCCACTGACAGGTATTCTTTGGATAACTCGGTATCGGAAACGATACCATTGGAAGGACTGGAGTTTAGTTGATCTGTCCCCATATCTTCTTTAGCTTTGCCAACACCATATCCATCACCCTTTTCGAGAAATTCCCAGGACAGTTCTTGATCAAGATTTTCACTCTCATTAATTTTGCTTGGAACAGCTGCTGTAAGATCCTCGAGCAAGTCTGCAGACGACACTTTCCTTGCTCCACTACCCTCCCTGGAGCTTTCATCACCCCAATCGGGATCATCAGATTTCAAGTTAAACTCAGAGTAGTTCACTTCCTTCCGAGGCCTTCTCGACTGAAATTTCACAAATAGAATACCAATCACAACCAAATAGAAGGAATGACGACAAAAACTATTTAGAGCGAGGGAAAAAGGGCAGAGGAAGTCCAGGTGAACTAACTGATCTTCCTAAAGACGCCTGGTAAGACTTCTAATTAGACTGATGAAGGGCTGGAATCTAATCAGTTTTAGTGAAACTGAATGAAATGATTATCCACTACTGCGGGTATATTAAGGCTTAAGTGGACCAAAAGGTACAAACAACGTTAGGAGCTGATTAGGACTTTTAAGAATATGGGATTTATTTAAGCTAGTGAAGAAAACAATATTGCTCAGATCAGGTCAGATTTTTCCAGACATGGTCAGTTTGAAGCTGCTATCAAGACATTTACCAGCTTATACTCTTCATCAATGCTTAGTGCAACAGCAAACTTTAAGATCAGAACGAATGATGAGACACAAAATACAAGACTTACTCTTCGTACTTGGTGTTGCTCTCCAAAATTAACTTGGACATCTTGCGCACTGTCGCTATAGATTTCATCATCCGGGCTAGATGAAGAATATTCTGAAGAATGAGATTTAATTCCTCCTTTGTTAATAGGATGATCACTTGCTCCACCTCTACCTCTAGCTTTACCTCTTTTCCTAACAGTAACTCCTCTACTTCGACCTTGAAAGTTTTCCTCACTGGGTAATCTGTTCCTACTCCCACCACCAGGGTGTAAAGGTCGTCCCAGGGATCCTATATTTCTCAACTCcgtttcatttactttttctGTAGTCTTGGCCTCATTCCCAACATCTGCATATTCTTGTCCACTGGAAGCTTCTTCTAGTTTGTCCCCCGCCGCAACATCTtggtttcttcttcttttctttttacttaTCAGGCCATCTTGCACAGACTCATCCATCAAGTCCAAGGATTTCTTCCCTGTTATACCTCTGACAGCTTTTTTGATCCTCTTACTCCGAATTTTTGCAAATCTTTCATTGAATGTGTAAAATGCTTCCAACCGCAGTTGAGTCTACAGCAATCAAGGCAGAGAAACACCAAGACATCATCatgcagcaaaaaaaaaaaaaaaaatacaacagTACAAGCAATGACATTCacattgcatttgaaactagaaatgCAATACAAGCAAAACAACTTGCATGTCATAAGTTGGATAGAACTCTTTCAGAATCAATTCAACATCTAAACCAGCAAATAAGATAAGAGTTCATCAAAGAGCTAAGTGCCTTTTTCCTTATGCATCTGCCAAAGAAGTGAACAAATGGAACCACCAAAGGACTGATAGTTAAATCCTGAACGCAAGATCTTCCTCATACTATGGGATAGACACTACTTGTGAAACAGGACATGAACTGTTAAATATGAGAGAGATGTATGGTTGCCCTCGAAACTTCTCAATacggagagaaagagagaagatgAGTCAACCTCGCGTTTATTGTACTCCTTCAATACAGGAAGCAATAGTTCATCTGCCTTTTGGGTGCTCCATCCAAATTTCTCCCAACACAATCTGTATCAATACCAATTAAGCTAAGCAACACAGCTCCCAACAAGTGCTCAATGCAAAACTATAAAAGAAAATGtcaaatgcaaagaaagaactGAACTTTCCTATGCATTTTAATTTCCAGTGCAACTGTCTATTTTCTTGCTAAAAAAGAAACTGATATTAAAGAATTTGTCACAATAACAACCAATAAGTGCCACCTATCAATCCTCCCTCTCCCTCCCTTCCCCCCACCCACAAATTGAAGGATCAAATTATCTAAACCAGGAACAAATAACTTTACAACAACACTTGTCACTCAACAATCAAACAAGTCTCAGGTTCTAAAATGCCCCAGAAGACTATTTCAAGCGAGACAAGCAGAAAACACATACTTGCGGAGAACAAAATGATCTGGCTTCCCCCACGAGAAAGGCTCGGTTGACTTATCTACTTGTGGAGATGAATATGCTGAAATAACAGCATCACTCGGGAAAGAAGAAGGAATGTGCCAGTTTTTGCTCACATTTCTCTGCATATAGAACATTTAATGAGTGAACATAAAAGCCAAGAAAGAGCAGTGTCCCTTACCAGTGCATGTAACACAACGAACACGAGAATCATGACAATACATGCTTATTCATAAAAATCTGCTTCAACTTTTGGGTGTCATCAACAGACCCAGAAACATCTGCATCACGTGCAGCAACTCCACTTAACTTGGCATCTGAGCAATTCATATCAGTCTCACCAACTTGTGACTGTATCTGCTTTGAGCTACTCCCTGCTTGCAAATCAAACTTTCCCAAAATGGATGGATCTGGTGATTCAATCCACTCACGAAATCTACGGAGGCCATCCTCTTCAGGGAAAGCATTTACAACCTCGATAGCATTTACAATGCCAATTCCACTagaaaaattttgtatattagAACAGACCAGACACGAAGTCATAATGTACTCTGAACCAAGATAATATAAATCAGGAACTAGAactaaataaaatgaaatcaaTACAGCATGCCAGCACATCTTCAGCCTCAACCAAAGCAACAAAATAAGGGATTGGAAATTCAGTATTCCTGATTGAGTTGATCGAGAAAAGGTTTTACCTTACACCTTCAGTGTAGTCACTTCCAAGCAGCAGTGCCATATGAATTAACTTTTCCCGATTTAAGCCAAGCTCATTCTCTATGTCCTGGCCAACCAGATAAATTGCATCAACATTAGATAGCCCATGCTAGAATGTGAATGTTATTGCCAAGAAGATTAAGAAGCTATTGCATGGTTAAACACAAATACATGGgataaaaaggccaaaaaaaaaaaaagagagaaggaaaGGAATCAAGGATAGATCATCCTAATCTCAAAACAAGTAATATTTACACACTGCCATGGAAAACCATCGCAAACTAAACTTAACATCATGCCAGGGCATAAAGACAACTAGTTCTGGAGCTTTCTTATTTTTTAGTGCTTCAAATGTGAGTAAAGAGTAAATGAAATCCCAAATTGAAGACGACACAAACCTTCATAAAATATGTCTCGACATACTTGCGATCATCAAAAATGTTCTTGTAGACATTTCGTGCGCCAAACAAGAATGCATCGGAATCATCAGTAACTACACCATCAACAAGGTTTACAAGTTCCATGAATGCACATTGAGCTTCAGCTTCCATGGGTGCAATAATAAAAGGTAAGCCAAACATTTGAAGTAACTCCtacaagaagggaaaaaaatgaaacccaACAAGCTTGATAAGCTTTGCTTCGTTGAACCAAAAGATACAAGATTTGGATAAACAGAAAGGGACAATGTTCCCTAAATGAAAGAAGAACATGACAAAAGACAGGAATAAAAAATTTATCAGTATCTAGGCATGCTTTTGACTTGAAATAGAAACACCAGTCATGAATCAGGTTAGCAAACAATAAGGAACTcaattttaacaaaattatCTAGAATTCACAAGAAGATCCTGCTCAGACTCTGAATGGTTATGAATGTACAGCCATAATATCTGGATCCACCAATATTTAAGAACAATATAAAGTCATATCACACCTGGCATTCAGCAAACATTTCACTGCTTACTGATTCAGCATTTCGCTCAAGCTTTTTCTGCTTATCTCCAAGTTCTCTCTGCTCCTCACCTAAAAGTAGCACTTCCTTCTCCAATCTAGCTTCTTCCTTTCTGCCATATGATGAACCATCTTTACCCAAATGTTCTTCTCCACATTCATGAACTTCTCCCTCTCTGCATTGTTGAGCAGTGTCAATCATTAAATCTTTCAAAGAGGATCCTTTTATTTCAGTTGTCCTATTCAAATGGCCATCTACTACTGCCTCAGCCTCAAACCCATTATGTAAAGCATCTGCAAAAATGGCATCAGCAAATCAGTAGAATGATGAGTTACAAATGACAGGAACATGTCGACTAACTTTCATTACCTGCAACAATTCCATCCCCAGTGCCAGAAGCAAGCTGCGCTTCGAATGGTGAAACATCCTTTTCTTGTACAGGGGTGCCACATACTTCTTGGTGCGAAGTATTATTTCCACTCACATCTTGCATTAGTGGGTCTACGAATGGGTAGCTTCCACATGCTTTTTCAGGCAAAAGATCCTTCGTACCATAATTACCTTCTAAATATGGAGTCAAGTGGCCGTCCAAAGAACTATTGGTCTCCACAATGTTACCATCAGGACTCCTGGTGTTCTCTTGAACATGACAAGGGGACTCATGCTGTTGATTATTAAATGTGGAGGGAGGTTGTGACATTTTTCCATCCACTTCTTTATGAATAAACCCAGAATTCTTGCTCAAACTAACCACTGCTGCCGTTGCTCCACACTTTTCATCCTCATCAGGTGTATCAACAAGCCTTTGATCACCCAGGTCCTGAAGACTCCTCCTTATTGCTTCCTTTAGATTAGCTTCTTCTTCCAAAGCACCTTTAGAAACAATGTCCAAGTATTCACCAGAAAAGGAGGCCTCTTCTCGGATACCAAGAGAACCATCCTCACATTCCAAATCATTCTCATCACGCATACCATCTGGCAGAAGTGGCTTACCTTTCAGTTTATTGTTTGAAGTACCAGCTTCAACTTCAATATCTCCATCCTCCCACTCAGGTTCTGAAGCAGNNNNNNNNNNNNNNNNNNNNNNNNNNNNNNNNNNNNNNNNNNNNNNNNNNNNNNNNNNNNNNNNNNNNNNNNNNNNNNNNNNNNNNNNNNNNNNNNNNNNNNNNNNNNNNNNNNNNNNNNNNNNNNNNNNNNNNNNNNNNNNNNNNNNNNNNNNNNNNNNNNNNNNNNNNNNNNNNNNNNNNNNNNNNNNNNNNNNNNNNNNNNNNNNNNNNNNNNNNNNNNNNNNNNNNNNNNNNNNNNNNNNNNNNNNNNNNNNNNNNNNNNNNNNNNNNNNNNNNNNNNNNNNNNNNNNNNNNNNNNNNNNNNNNNNNNNNNNNNNNNNNNNNNNNNNNNNNNNNNNNNNNNNNNNNNNNNNNNNNNNNNNNNNNNNNNNNNNNNNNNNNNNNNNNNNNNNNNNNNNNNNNNNNNNNNNNNNNNNNNNNNNNNNNNNNNNNNNNNNNNNNNNNNNNNNNNNNNNNNNNNNNNNNNNNNNNNNNNNNNNNNNNNNNNNNNNNNNNNNNNNNNNNNNNNNNNNNNNNNNNNNNNNNNNNNNNNNNNNNNNNNNNNNNNNNNNNNNNNNNNNNNNNNNNNNNNNNNNNNNNNNNNNNNNNNNNNNNNNNNNNNNNNNNNNNNNNNNNNNNNNNNNNNNNNNNNNNNNNNNNNNNNNNNNNNNNNNNNNNNNNNNNNNNNNNNNNNNNNNNNNNNNNNNNNNNNNNNNNNNNNNNNNNNNNNNNNNNNNNNNNNNNNNNNNNNNNNNNNNNNNNNNNNNNNNNNNNNNNNNNNNNNNNNNNNNNNNNNNNNNNNNNNNNNNNNNNNNNNNNNNNNNNNNNNNNNNNNNNNNNNNNNNNNNNNNNNNNNNNNNNNNNNNNNNNNNNNNNNNNNNNNNNNNNNNNNNNNNNNNNNNNNNNNNNNNNNNNNNNNNNNNNNNNNNNNNNNNNNNNNNNNNNNNNNNNNNNNNNNNNNNNNNNNNNNNNNNNNNNNNNNNNNNNNNNNNNNNNNNNNNNNNNNNNNNNNNNNNNNNNNNNNNNNNNNNNNNNNNNNNNNNNNNNNNNNNNNNNNNNNNNNNNNNNNNNNNNNNNNNNNNNNNNNNNNNNNNNNNNNNNNNNNNNNNNNNNNNNNNNNNNNNNNNNNNNNNNNNNNNNNNNNNNNNNNNNNNNNNNNNNNNNNNNNNNNNNNNNNNNNNNNNNNNNNNNNNNNNNNNNNNNNNNNNNNNNNNNNNNNNNNNNNNNNNNNNNNNNNNNNNNNNNNNNNNNNNNNNNNNNNNNNNNNNNNNNNNNNNNNNNNNNNNNNNNNNNNNNNNNNNNNNNNNNNNNNNNNNNNNNNNNNNNNNNNNNNNNNNNNNNNNNNNNNNNNNNNNNNNNNNNNNNNNNNNNNNNNNNNNNNNNNNNNNNNNNNNNNNNNNNNNNNNNNNNNNNNNNNNNNNNNNNNNNNNNNNNNNNNNNNNNNNNNNNNNNNNNNNNNNNNNNNNNNNNNNNNNNNNNNNNNNNNNNNNNNNNNNNNNNNNNNNNNNNNNNNNNNNNNNNNNNNNNNNNNNNNNNNNNNNNNNNNNNNNNNNNNNNNNNNNNNNNNNNNNNNNNNNNNNNNNNNNNNNNNNNNNNNNNNNNNNNNNNNNNNNNNNNNNNNNNNNNNNNNNNNNNNNNNNNNNNNNNNNNNNNNNNNNNNNNNNNNNNNNNNNNNNNNNNNNNNNNNNNNNNNNNNNNNNNNNNNNNNNNNNNNNNNNNNNNNNNNNNNNNNNNNNNNNNNNNNNNNNNNNNNNNNNNNNNNNNNNNNNNNNNNNNNNNNNNNNNNNNNNNNNNNNNNNNNNNNNNNNNNNNNNNNNNNNNNNNNNNNNNNNNNNNNNNNNNNNNNNNNNNNNNNNNNNNNNNNNNNNNNNNNNNNNNNNNNNNNNNNNNNNNNNNNNNNNNNNNNNNNNNNNNNNNNNNNNNNNNNNNNNNNNNNNNNNNNNNNNNNNNNNNNNNNNNNNNNNNNNNNNNNNNNNNNNNNNNNNNNNNNNNNNNNNNNNNNNNNNNNNNNNNNNNNNNNNNNNNNNNNNNNNNNNNNNNNNNNNNNNNNNNNNNNNNNNNNNNNNNNNNNNNNNNNNNNNNNNNNNNNNNNNNNNNNNNNNNNNNNNNNNNNNNNNNNNNNNNNNNNNNNNNNNNNNNNNNNNNNNNNNNNNNNNNNNNNNNNNNNNNNNNNNNNNNNNNNNNNNNNNNNNNNNNNNNNNNNNNNNNNNNNNNNNNNNNNNNNNNNNNNNNNNNNNNNNNNNNNNNNNNNNNNNNNNNNNNNNNNNNNNNNNNNNNNNNNNNNNNNNNNNNNNNNNNNNNNNNNNNNNNNNNNNNNNNNNNNNNNNNNNNNNNNNNNNNNNNNNNNNNNNNNNNNNNNNNNNNNNNNNNNNNNNNNNNNNNNNNNNNNNNNNNNNNNNNNNNNNNNNNNNNNNNNNNNNNNNNNNNNNNNNNNNNNNNNNNNNNNNNNNNNNNNNNNNNNNNNNNNNNNNNNNNNNNNNNNNNNNNNNNNNNNNNNNNNNNNNNNNNNNNNNNNNNNNNNNNNNNNNNNNNNNNNNNNNNNNNNNNNNNNNNNNNNNNNNNNNNNNNNNNNNNNNNNNNNNNNNNNNNNNNNNNNNNNNNNNNNNNNNNNNNNNNNNNNNNNNNNNNNNNNNNNNNNNNNNNNNNNNNNNNNNNNNNNNNNNNNNNNNNNNNNNNNNNNNNNNNNNNNNNNNNNNNNNNNNNNNNNNNNNNNNNNNNNNNNNNNNNNNNNNNNNNNNNNNNNNNNNNNNNNNNNNNNNNNNNNNNNNNNNNNNNNNNNNNNNNNNNNNNNNNNNNNNNNNNNNNNNNNNNNNNNNNNNNNNNNNNNNNNNNNNNNNNNNNNNNNNNNNNNNNNNNNNNNNNNNNNNNNNNNNNNNNNNNNNNNNNNNNNNNNNNNNNNNNNNNNNNNNNNNNNNNNNNNNNNNNNNNNNNNNNNNNNNNNNNNNNNNNNNNNNNNNNNNNNNNNNNNNNNNNNNNNNNNNNNNNNNNNNNNNNNNNNNNNNNNNNNNNNNNNNNNNNNNNNNNNNNNNNNNNNNNNNNNNNNNNNNNNNNNNNNNNNNNNNNNNNNNNNNNNNNNNNNNNNNNNNNNNNNNNNNNNNNNNNNNNNNNNNNNNNNNNNNNNNNNNNNNNNNNNNNNNNNNNNNNNNNNNNNNNNNNNNNNNNNNNNNNNNNNNNNNNNNNNNNNNNNNNNNNNNNNNNNNNNNNNNNNNNNNNNNNNNNNNNNNNNNNNNNNNNNNNNNNNNNNNNNNNNNNNNNNNNNNNNNNNNNNNNNNNNNNNNNNNNNNNNNNNNNNNNNNNNNNNNNNNNNNNNNNNNNNNNNNNNNNNNNNNNNNNNNNNNNNNNNNNNNNNNNNNNNNNNNNNNNNNNNNNNNNNNNNNNNNNNNNNNNNNNNNNNNNNNNNNNNNNNNNNNNNNNNNNNNNNNNNNNNNNNNNNNNNNNNNNNNNNNNNNNNNNNNNNNNNNNNNNNNNNNNNNNNNNNNNNNNNNNNNNNNNNNNNNNNNNNNNNNNNNNNNNNNNNNNNNNNNNNNNNNNNNNNNNNNNNNNNNNNNNNNNNNNNNNNNNNNNNNNNNNNNNNNNNNNNNNNNNNNNNNNNNNNNNNNNNNNNNNNNNNNNNNNNNNNNNNNNNNNNNNNNNNNNNNNNNNNNNNNNNNNNNNNNNNNNNNNNNNNNNNNNNNNNNNNNNNNNNNNNNNNNNNNNNNNNNNNNNNNNNNNNNNNNNNNNNNNNNNNNNNNNNNNNNNNNNNNNNNNNNNNNNNNNNNNNNNNNNNNNNNNNNNNNNNNNNNNNNNNNNNNNNNNNNNNNNNNNNNNNNNNNNNNNNNNNNNNNNNNNNNNNNNNNNNNNNNNNNNNNNNNNNNNNNNNNNNNNNNNNNNNNNNNNNNNNNNNNNNNNNNNNNNNNNNNNNNNNNNNNNNNNNNNNNNNNNNNNNNNNNNNNNNNNNNNNNNNNNNNNNNNNNNNNNNNNNNNNNNNNNNNNNNNNNNNNNNNNNNNNNNNNNNNNNNNNNNNNNNNNNNNNNNNNNNNNNNNNNNNNNNNNNNNNNNNNNNNNNNNNNNNNNNNNNNNNNNNNNNNNNNNNNNNNNNNNNNNNNNNNNNNNNNNNNNNNNNNNNNNNNNNNNNNNNNNNNNNNNNNNNNNNNNNNNNNNNNNNNNNNNNNNNNNNNNNNNNNNNNNNNNNNNNNNNNNNNNNNNNNNNNNNNNNNNNNNNNNNNNNNNNNNNNNNNNNNNNNNNNNNN
This portion of the Coffea eugenioides isolate CCC68of chromosome 11, Ceug_1.0, whole genome shotgun sequence genome encodes:
- the LOC113754377 gene encoding DNA repair protein UVH3-like, producing MRDENDLECEDGSLGIREEASFSGEYLDIVSKGALEEEANLKEAIRRSLQDLGDQRLVDTPDEDEKCGATAAVVSLSKNSGFIHKEVDGKMSQPPSTFNNQQHESPCHVQENTRSPDGNIVETNSSLDGHLTPYLEGNYGTKDLLPEKACGSYPFVDPLMQDVSGNNTSHQEVCGTPVQEKDVSPFEAQLASGTGDGIVADALHNGFEAEAVVDGHLNRTTEIKGSSLKDLMIDTAQQCREGEVHECGEEHLGKDGSSYGRKEEARLEKEVLLLGEEQRELGDKQKKLERNAESVSSEMFAECQELLQMFGLPFIIAPMEAEAQCAFMELVNLVDGVVTDDSDAFLFGARNVYKNIFDDRKYVETYFMKDIENELGLNREKLIHMALLLGSDYTEGVSGIGIVNAIEVVNAFPEEDGLRRFREWIESPDPSILGKFDLQAGSSSKQIQSQVGETDMNCSDAKLSGVAARDADVSGSVDDTQKLKQIFMNKHRNVSKNWHIPSSFPSDAVISAYSSPQVDKSTEPFSWGKPDHFVLRKLCWEKFGWSTQKADELLLPVLKEYNKRETQLRLEAFYTFNERFAKIRSKRIKKAVRGITGKKSLDLMDESVQDGLISKKKRRRNQDVAAGDKLEEASSGQEYADVGNEAKTTEKVNETELRNIGSLGRPLHPGGGSRNRLPSEENFQGRSRGVTVRKRGKARGRGGASDHPINKGGIKSHSSEYSSSSPDDEIYSDSAQDVQVNFGEQHQVRRSRRPRKEVNYSEFNLKSDDPDWGDESSREGSGARKVSSADLLEDLTAAVPSKINESENLDQELSWEFLEKGDGYGVGKAKEDMGTDQLNSSPSNGIVSDTELSKEYLSVGGGFCLDEDTTDGDLQGSSKCPGKVTTFESDPSKCSGLGEDDISKSPTRAVNPVQAERLGNLDTSYTTTTKNPDESANRDRSEVASFQEIISDDDYGKDSSRYFRAMPNLRRKRRKT